One segment of Candidatus Bathyarchaeota archaeon DNA contains the following:
- a CDS encoding sugar phosphate isomerase/epimerase produces MGFRYSVFTVMIPEYRVEEVPKVLSRYGYEGVEWRVAERREPAGKPNYWTGNRATLDEENILDEARVAARLCRDVGLEVPALAPYLSPGSGEARIRRVMEAARIMDCGQVRISVPRYDGSVDYRKLFEKTVEDYRLVERVSREMGVKALVEIHMGCICPSASAAYRFVSNFDPDNVGVILDPGNMVVEGFENWNLGVELLGEYLAHVHVKNALWREAGERHGARVWKAEMCPLREGLVSWEEVLKALNKVGYKGWLSFEDFSDQPSDVKLRDNLAFMRSLEAVI; encoded by the coding sequence ATGGGCTTCAGGTATTCCGTCTTCACGGTTATGATCCCAGAGTACAGGGTCGAGGAGGTGCCTAAAGTGCTATCCAGATACGGGTATGAGGGTGTCGAGTGGAGGGTTGCCGAGAGAAGAGAGCCCGCTGGGAAGCCGAACTACTGGACTGGGAACAGAGCGACCCTGGACGAGGAGAATATCCTCGACGAGGCTAGGGTTGCCGCCAGGCTCTGCCGAGACGTTGGGTTGGAGGTTCCTGCCTTAGCCCCCTACCTGAGCCCCGGCTCTGGAGAGGCTAGGATCCGAAGGGTCATGGAGGCTGCGAGGATCATGGACTGCGGCCAAGTGAGGATATCCGTCCCTAGGTACGATGGGTCGGTCGATTACCGCAAGCTTTTCGAGAAGACCGTCGAAGACTATCGGCTTGTGGAGAGGGTTTCGAGAGAGATGGGGGTTAAAGCGCTTGTCGAGATCCACATGGGCTGTATATGTCCGAGCGCGAGTGCAGCCTACCGGTTTGTCTCAAACTTCGACCCCGATAACGTGGGTGTCATACTGGACCCGGGTAACATGGTCGTAGAGGGGTTTGAAAACTGGAATCTCGGCGTCGAGTTGCTTGGAGAGTATCTGGCTCACGTACATGTCAAAAACGCTCTGTGGAGGGAGGCGGGTGAGAGGCATGGAGCAAGGGTATGGAAGGCGGAGATGTGTCCGCTGAGGGAGGGGCTGGTTTCATGGGAGGAGGTCTTGAAGGCGTTGAATAAGGTGGGTTATAAGGGGTGGCTGTCCTTCGAAGACTTCTCAGACCAGCCTTCGGATGTTAAGCTTAGAGATAACCTGGCGTTCATGAGGAGCCTCGAAGCCGTCATATAA